The Mustela lutreola isolate mMusLut2 chromosome 3, mMusLut2.pri, whole genome shotgun sequence genome includes a region encoding these proteins:
- the GORASP2 gene encoding Golgi reassembly-stacking protein 2, which yields MGSSQSVEIPGGGTEGYHVLRVQENSPGHRAGLEPFFDFIVSINGSRLNKDNDTLKDLLKANVEKPVKMLIYSSKTLELRETSVTPSNMWGGQGLLGVSIRFCSFDGANENVWHVLEVESNSPAALAGLRPHSDYIIGADTVMNESEDLFSLIETHEAKPLKLYVYNTDTDNCREVIITPNSAWGGEGSLGCGIGYGYLHRIPTRPFEEGKKISLPGQMTGTPITPLKDGFTEVQLSSVNPPSLSPPGTTEIEQGLSGLSISSTPPAVSNVLSTGVPTVPLLPPQVNQSLTSVPPMNPATTLPGLMPLPTGLPNLPALPNLNLPTPHVMPGVSLPELVNPGLPPLPSLPPRNLPGIAPLPMPSEFLPSFPLVPEVSSAASSGELLSSLPPTGSPPSDPVTTTARADAASAPAVDVTPPAPKAPSTVEDRSCEPTPASEKPVSAVTDASASESP from the exons GTACAAGAAAATTCCCCAGGACATAGAGCTGGACTGGAGCCattctttgattttattgtttCTATTAATGGTTCGAGATTA AATAAAGACAATGACACTCTAAAGGATCTACTGAAAGCAAATGTTGAAAAGCCTGTAAAAATGCTGATCTACAGTAGTAAAACACTGGAGCTGCGAGAGACATCTGTCACCCCCAGCAACATGTGGGGCGGCCAGGGCTTGCTGGGAGTGAGCATTCGTTTCTGCAGCTTTGATGGGGCAAACGAAAATGTTTGGCACGTATTG GAAGTAGAATCAAATTCTCCTGCGGCACTGGCAGGTCTCAGACCTCACAGCGATTATATCATTGGAGCAGATACAGTCATGAATGAG TCTGAAGATCTGTTCAGCCTTATTGAAACACATGAAGCAAAACCACTGAAACTTTATGTGTATAATACAGACACTGATAACTGTCGAGAAGTGATTATTACACCGAATTCTGCATGGGGTGGTGAAGGCAG CCTAGGATGCGGCATTGGATACGGTTATTTGCATCGAATACCAACACGCCCGtttgaagaagggaagaaaatttcTCTTCCTGGACAGATGACTGGTACACCTATTACTCCTCTTAAAGATGGGTTTACAGAG GTCCAGCTGTCCTCAGTTAATCCCCCATCTTTGTCACCACCGGGAACTACAGAAATTGAACAGGGTCTGTCTGGACTTTCTATTAGCTCGACTCCACCAGCTGTCAGTAATGTTCTCAGTACAG GTGTCCCAACAGTACCATTATTGCCACCACAAGTAAACCAGTCCCTTACTTCTGTGCCACCAATGAACCCAGCTACTACATTACCAG gTCTGATGCCTTTACCCACAGGACTGCCTaacctgcctgccctccccaacCTCAACCTCCCCACACCGCACGTCATGCCAGGCGTCAGCTTACCGGAACTCGTGAACCCGG GTTTGCCACCTCTTCCTTCCTTGCCTCCCCGAAACTTACCTGGCATTGCACCTCTCCCCATGCCATCCGAGTTCCTCCCGTCATTCCCTTTGGTTCCAGAGGTGTCTTCTGCAGCAAGCTCAGGGGAGCtgctctcctccctcccacccaccggCAGCCCACCCTCCGACCCTGTCACGACCACTGCAAGGGCAGACGCTGCCTCCGCACCCGCTGTGGATGtgacgccccccgcccccaaggcCCCCAGCACTGTTGAGGACAGAAGCTGCGAACCCACCCCAGCCAGCGAGAAGCCTGTCTCTGCGGTTACGGATGCGAGTGCCTCCGAGTCACCCTAG